The genome window aaacacaaaCAACCCCACCTACAAAAACCCTAGAGTCCCCCACTTGTGCACAACCATGTGAACACAttagaaaattagaaataCATACCAAGTGGGCCACCACCCCTTCCTTATCTAAGCACCATTCTTCACTCTATTGTCCCCCTCCGCTCCCAAAGCCCAAACCCAAACCTAAACAGGAATCTCTACCAAGGACTTGACCCCCACTCTCGATCCCCGTGCGTGATCTCCTCTGCCTCCGCAAGCCAAAAAACTATACAGTTACACGCGTACAAAAGACGCGTGGGGGTAATAAAAGGGTCAAGATCAAAGGGGGGGCCCCAAATGACTAAAGGCGTCGCTTTTGCAGAATGCCCCTCGACTTTTACGCGGGTGCTGCCTCTGCGCTCTCTGCCTCTCTCAGCCTTTCATCGTACTTTTGTCACGTCAATCATCTGCACGCGCCCCGACCTCGCCTCTGTgcttactctctctctctatttctctGTCTCCCTCCCCACCGTACGCGTGTCGCTGAGGAAGGGCTATTCCCGTCATTTTTGGATAAGTTACCTCCCACCAGCCAGCTGCAACAGTCCATAAGCGCAGGTCAGAAAATTTTCTCCCtctttgcttttcttcttcGTTGCGGGGTACATACTCATATATCATATCCCGAGATGCGGTGGAACACGTGGCGGGAGATGTGTGGTGGATAGGACCCACTTAGGAACTGGATCGGTCTTTGTCCGTGCAGAGGCTTGTCGGCTACTTATATAAGGTTAAAGGTCGTGTTGATCGTACGGCCAGGATTCATGAATGGGCCAAAACTGAGCTGAAGCGTCAGAGGCCGACCCAGAGCTATAAATCGCAGGATGAGACGGATAACTGGCAAACACCAAACTATCCAAtttctactttttttcttttaatattataatcaCACCttatgtttaaaaaataaaaataaaaacatctGCAAATTTTTGCTACccaaaaattacaaatctcTCCCACAGAAAAAAGGATTGTGAAGTACTATAGTCACAATGTTATAACTCCAATGACTTCGGATGCAAGCGATATTGAGAAGGAGATTTGAATACAGAACTTCGAATGCAAGGTAATTACTCTTAAATTATAAGCTCTATAATtcatgtaatttatttttagaatagAAATTTGATACCATTTGATTGACGGAAGAAAATCGAGTTGTGATTCACAATGCATTGGAATATCTAGCTTCGGTTTGGCTCGAAATCTCGTTGATATGGTGGAATTTGCCCATAACTGTAGACGGGCTTTAAACGGTGCCTAAATCCAAAAGTCCAGTCCAACTACTATATTTCAAAaccccatatatatatatatatatatatatgcaagaAATACGAACATTTTCGCAGGCCCAGCCCTATGAGCCCAAATCATAAAACAGTACAAATAAATGGCTTGTCTCCTTAAAGTTGAGGAGGAGTTCCTCCTTACAACCATGTGCGTCCATTAGTTCCATTTAGGTCTTCGgtcaaaaatataaaaaatagtagCGAGAAAATATTTGATTATTAGTAGAGAGCAACCCAACATCACTAAACAAAATTTCTTAGGTTGTTTAAATCCAGCTCTGATCAGCACCTatagttttataatttgagcTGTACTGCCATTAAGTCAACATGAGGTAGGAGACGAGtaacgctacgggcaccaacttgtttaccaacttttggataccaacacatgtggcacatggcatggcaacctatgtcatctgccacctcatttattttaattacataatttattatataaataaaagaatttcttttttcttttttcttttttcttttttcggtgtgaaattcttttatttatataacaaattatgtaattaaaataaatgaggtggcagatgacataggttgccatgtcatatgccacatgtgttggtattcaaaagttggtaaacaagttggtgcccgtagcgttatTGGGTAGGAGACTTAACGAAGACAAAACTTTCAACATCATGATGACTTCATGTAATTTGAGGTTGATTATTAAGAAAGATTTAGCAAAAAAAACTACACAAACTCATGTCTGGGTTTTCTGCAGGGTTGCAACCCAGCTTTTGttgaagagaaaataaataaccaGACATATATAATTGCATTCATCAATTTGACTCAATTCTGCAAACTTGTTGCTCAAGAAATCAATTATACACTTCAAAAATATAGCCAGTGCTGACAGAGATTCTCTCACCCATccttttgattgtttgacgTTGACTTCAAGTCTTTTTTGGTGTCTGACCTCAAGTCATGGCAACAAAGGATGAGCACCATGATCATGGAGGAAACAAACATGGGTATGGGCCCAAAAAACCATAGCAGAAAGTTGAGAGCAAAATACAGTGCTCTGAGCCCAAGTGACCAAAACTCACTTCCCCTTTGAACTGCATTCTCcacttttttctctctgtccTGTTTTTCCAAATCTGATAGATCTGGAGTGCTTAGTAGGTAGTTTGAATGGACAAAGTGCCTGGTTGATTGAACAAAGAATGAGAAAGCAAAGAGAAAGCTTGACAATAGGCATATGTACTTGATAGAAATAATTGATGGGCTTGTGTTGCCATATATCATTTCTTTTGGGAAGAAGTTGTCTGTGGAGTTTGCCATCCAAGTTCCAATGAGAGAGCAGAGAGTCAAGGAGATTGCGGCTAAGTACATAGTTGCACTTGTGTTGGAGGCAATCACACCAAGGCCTCTGCTGACATTCTTTCTGACTATATCATCATTATCACCCTGCAGCGAGCTCACAACAACAGTATCAGCAAAATAGATTAAATTGAATTGGGATCAACAAAATTGGgcaattaaagaaaatatggtACTTGACTGaccttcaaaattttctcaacCCAAACTTTTTTGTCATTGATTTCATATCCCATGGATGTGTATTTAGGGTATTTTCTGTATGTGTAAAGAAGGAAGAGGTGGTAGAATAACATGATTAGCAGCCCACTTGGAACCAACACCACATCAAGGTACTCATGAAGAAAATCCATGGTCTCCTATGGTctcttgctgctgctgctcaaAATGGCAATGGAGTTGCAGGGATTTTATAAAGGAGCAAGTCCATTGCAGTTGGATTTGTTTAAACCTAAGCTTGACTTTGTGTTGGAGCCAGTTGATGCCTTTGGGAAGTGGTCATATTTTGAgctaaactaattaataataattcatgCAAGGAGATGGTAGTCATAAGgccaattaattaaacaaaactgATTTTATagtttctttatcttttccaCATATTTGATTACCATTCTAAATTGTTGGTTGCAATAAAAGATAATATAAAAACTGCAAAATATAGTATTGCAGCCTAGCTTCATTCATGAATGCCAGGCGGGAATGCTCTATGCCTCCTGTTCGTGTCTCTAGTTTAATGGAATAAAGGAACCCACAGAGAATATTCAACATATGGGAGTCTAGTTTTAGCTTAAAGATTACCAGTTGCTTTCATTTTTGGCAACAGCTTTCACTGTCAACTGGCTGCATATgaattggaaattgaaagCAAGTTCAAATTTGCAGCAAGTCAAAGCATACGCTCTTTAAACAAATCCGAAAACAATCCCAAGAATCATGGGCAGGACAGGAGAGCTCCATTATAAACAGAACAAGACCTCCTTACTGCATTGTCCTCTGCAGCACCAAGAGATAGGAAGCTATGGATTTTAAGAACTTTCAGGAGGAGTATCTGGATATGGTGTTGGTGCCAAGTGGGCTATTGATCATGCTAATTTAccacctcttcctcctctataAGTACCTCAAACATCCTCTCTCCACAGCCATGGGCTATGAAAACAAGGACAAAAAAACTTGGGTTGGAAAAATTCTTCAGGTAAAGTTCcatatctattttttttcttcaagttccTGATCAAACAAACTTGTTGATCTCAATTTTCTTACCGTGTTGGTGGCTACAGGGCCAAGATAGTGCTACAGCTGTCACTGTGATTTCCACCAATACAACTGCAACTATTTACTTGGCAACAATCTCTTTAACTCTTTGTTCTCTCATTGGAGCTTGGATGGCAAAATCCACCAACAATTTCTTCCCAAGAGAAATAATATATGGCAACACAAGCCCATCCATTATTTCTATCAAGTACATTTGCCTCTTGACCTGTTTTCTCCTGGCTTTTTCATGCTTTGTTCAATCAGCCAGGCACCTTGTCCATTCAAATTACCTGCTAAGCACTCCAGGAGCTACTTCTAAAGCTGATGTGAGAAAAGCTAAGAGAGCGGTTGAAAAGGGAAGTGAATTTTGGTCACTGGGGCTTAGAGCACTATACTTTGCTCTTAATTTTCTGCTATGGTTTTTTGGACCTGTGCCCATGTTCGTTTCGTCTGTCACAACCGTTGTGATCTTATCTTGCCAAGACTTCAAAAGGTCAGATAATAATCAAAAATGGCCTGCCTCAGCTGTGGCTGTAAATGAAAGTGCATTATTAATTTCTTGAGCTTCAAGTTTGTAGAATTGGATCAAATTTCATTGATCATAAATGCATTAACTTCCAGTTTTTTTATGTCCTCTGCAACATAGCCTTTGtctgcttttctttttgggtttaatCTCAAGGTTACAGGAAGTCCTGGAATTGAAAAACTTGAGGTGTACTTGTACAACTGCCAGTCAATGTTCGTTTATACGGGCGGTTTGGCAGGATGTTTTATAAAACAAGTTACACACACGCATGTGTTTGCTTTACAattctgaaaaaataattctatTTGGTCAACTCAATCAACCAATTATGTCAATCCTATTgccttaaaaaataatatagaaagCTACAGCTTATTTTCTCTGTAGATAGAATATTCAACCACGATTCAGGTTAGGTGAAATTCCAACTGTTAGTTCATAGATTGTAGACATCTTCTAGTACTATCCattcaatataaaattcaatttagaAACCAAATTTTGGACCATAGActgaaaaaaatgaagttaATCTTCTAATTTATAGCTTTTGAAACTCTTATTACATTCGTTTTCTCAATCAAATTACATTTCTCTGCTCTACCTACCATCCAACAACTCCAAATTAAATGCATACGTAATTCCATTTACAATTttacatataaaaaatttggtgCTTCCAATCcaacaaattaataattagACAGCAGTTTCAACTGTTTCTGTGTGCTGATGAATGTTAACAGCCACCTCTGTGATTCTCTGACCAACATTTTTAACCAGCTGCCTTCCCGGAAGCTGGTGGTCATGCAAAGGTCTGGTGTTTTTGTCCATGTAATGGAGGAGTATGACCAAAACGATGGAGGACAGAAACATTGGTATTGGACCAAAAAACCACAGAAGCAGAGTCAGAGCAAAATAGAGTGCTCTAAGCCCAAGTGACCAGAAATCACCTCCTCTTATAACTGCCAGCTCCACGTACCAAGCCGGAATATTACTGTCTGGTGTGCTTATCAGATAGTTTGCATGAACAAAGTGCCTTGCTGATTGAACAAAGCATGCAAAGGCCAGAAGAAAACAAGTTAAGAGGGTTATGTACTTGATGGTAAGGATTGAGGGGCTGACGTTGCCGTAGATTAATTCGCTCGTAAAGACTTCATTGCTGGAACTACTTCCAAGCCAAGCTCCAATGAGAGAACTGAGAGTTAAGGAGATGGAACACAAAAAAGTTGCTGCTGATATGTTGGATGAAATCACATTGAGGGCTGTGCCGATGTCTCTTTTATCAACCTGCAATTGAAGGTAGGCAGAAGAGATCAATTTAAGCTGTCTTGGGCTAAAGTTTGTTACAGAATTTAAGCTATCatttaaaaaagagagagagaggaagaagagattCCAGTTACCTGCATAATTCTTTCAACCCAAGCTCTTTTGTCATTGTTCTCAAAGCCAATGACTGTGGTGTGAGGGAGATGAAGATATCTGTAAAGAAGGAAGATGTGATAGACAAACATGATCAGCAATCCAGTTGGGACCAACACCAAATCAAGGTCCTCTTTTCCAAAAGCCATAACTTTCCTTGCTGGTTTGCTAACTGATAAAAGAATGAAGATGGGAGATCTAATTTGTTACTGGAATTTTATGGTTGGAGGGACGCCTTAATTTCTATCTATCTGTTGAAGGGACCTTTGACTTCAAATGGGGCTGCGAGCACAAACAAGTTGCATTATTTTTTAGCTCAACCCACGTTTTAGAAcacttaaaaagaaaaacaaggatTGTCTAGAAGTGTGTTAATTTATTGGGCAAGTACTAATTATGAGggctctctttttcttttggggaaTATTAATATAACAGGATTGTCTGTTTATGGGTGTCCGATTGTGTAGTACAGCTCGTAGGTATTAGATTAAGCACTCAAACTACAGAACATAGAAGAATATAAGAGATCGGGGAAACGAAAATATGGATCGAAAAGATTAAAGAAAGGGCAGAacagtagaagaagaagaatatcagAGGTCGAGGAGATGAAAATATAGATCGAAGGGACGAAAGAAAGGACCGAAATCAGAGAATTGAGAAGGAAGGACAGAAATCACGTAGTTTTAAGAGAANGTTTATTCAATATCcaaatctgaattttaaagaactacaATGGGGTTATTTATAGcaaaactaaaacctagacataataggataaaaatccaTTGCNTAAATAGAAATCctaacccaaataaaataggaaacttaaaactagaaatctgaaaatctgGAGAAGTAGAAATCCTACGAGAATNTGGAAAACTAGAGAATCtaggaaactaacaaatacATTAGGAAACTAATNNNNNNNNNNNNNNNNNNTCCTGCATCACTGACCCTTACAGAACCAAGTTCAATTTTTCCTCTCTTACGGGATTGGTTACAggtctttgtttttcatttccttAGTACTTTTCTGCTTTGCTGGCATCCGAGACTTTGGCAAGAATGTTAGGCATGTCCCATTTGTTTAATGTGAAAATGAACAAGTAGTAAAAGTCTCATTAACAGTATAAACcaataattaatcaaaattccatctataaaaacaaagaattattGAATAGCAGCCACCACATCGCTGACTTATTGGATGATCATGTAACTTGTAAGGACTTGATATGATCACCATTTCAAAGATTGGCATTTCAGGATTAGGACTTTCTTACTTGTAAAAGAGATTAGCCATTAATAATCATGATATGCAAATGTGATTTAATTTATTCAGCAGCCACATAAATCTTACAATACATGATTGTTTCTAAGGATAGACTTCAATAAGAGACCTCAAACCAAATATTGGTGTTAACTTGTAGTTGCTGAAGCCAGCCTCAAGGAAGAGGTTTTTCCAATCCTTCTcgcttctctctcttccagtAACCACAACCATCATCAGCATGTCAAAGAAGAGCTTTGCTTCTGTTATTTCGTCCTCATCTTTCGTATCGTCTATCACTATGTCTATGATGATGACCTTCCCTTGACCATTGCCTGGAATGGCTTCTCTGCATTTCTTCAGAACCTTCAAGCATTCCTCATCGCTCAAAGCATGTAAAGTCAGCTGCCAAATTACTCAATTTTGACATCAGATTTCGAAAACCATGTAGTTGCTAAAAGTACATAGAGGCCAAAACAGAACATCACCGAAAAGTGAAATTTGCATACCTTGAGTAAAATAGCATCGGCTGGAGGGATGGCCTGGAACATATCACCTCCAATGAACTTCAAATTCTCAGTGTCTGCCAAATTAGCAACAACCTGTGGAAGTTCAAGAACGGTGCATTTCAAGTGAGGGAAGGCCTCACAAAGGATCCGAGCAACTTTGCCTGTACCACCCCCAACATCAACTAATGAACTCAACCCTTCAAAGATTGGCTTGCAATCTTTAATGACCAAGTTCATCATTCCAGAATCACTAGTCATTGCCTCGTTGAAAAGACCGTTGAACTCAGGGTTTTGGTCTCCATATTCCCAAAATCCCATCCCATGTGCACTCTCAAATGGGGTTAGCTCGTTCCCTCGGAACCAATTTCCCAAGAACTGCCATGGGGTTGCAAGGGCCGGATCAAGCATCGCCAAAACAAAAGGTGACAAGCTGGGAACTCTATCCTTCAAGAGTAGCCTAGAAGATGGTGTAAGATCATatgcctcttcttcttcttcttcttcttgattgtTACGAACTTGTTTTATAGCAAAGAAGCCAGAGCGTACCATGAGGCGCATGAGCCTGTGCACATGCCCAGTTCTTGCCGGATGAATTTGAAGTGCTGTGACCAAGTCAGGGAGAGTAATGGGTTGGCCGTGGCTGTTGATTATGTCCGGTATGCCAAGCTGAACTGCACACTTGAGTGACATAGAACTGATGAAGTTGAATATGTGTTTGTACAAATGAGACTGAGCTTGAAACAAGTCTCTTGCTTCATCACCATCCATAATTCTTCTGCAAATTATTTTGCTACTAACAAACCAGTCCTGCTTATATCACTCTTAAGAACAAATGATTTCATGAATACTCATACGAAGATAAAAGTCAAACTCAGCAAAGCCTTATCATCAGATACCCTAAAGATAAGGAGAATTTTCCATCTGTGCTGGATGGATAAAGGCAGGACTTTTGAAGACAAAAAAGGACAAAAGGGCTCGTTGAATTTTAAGCTCACATGTCAATTCTTGGCATTTGGAGTGATTTTGATTTCAAATAATGCTGTGGAAATGTCAACTCTTAACATGGGTACAGATGAGATGAGGGTAAAATGAATTGTTTTATATGTAACATGGGCTGCTTTAAAAACTCATAGAATTCAAATAAAGGCGCTGAATTTCATTAACGTAGATGTTAACATTACAAGATTTCAGATTCTTTAACTACAATTCTACCCCTACCCAAAGAACACaaaagagcaaaagaaaaaaaataagccTTTCGTCTAGAACACACCATACCCAATACAAGTCCTTCTCTGTACTAAAACCCATCACAAACCTAAGTGCTGCGTCACTAAGCCCTCTCTCCCCTAATGCGCCTAGCGAGCTGAATATCCTTGGGCATGATGGTGACCCTCTTGGCATGGATCGCGCACAGGTTGGTGTCTTCGAAGAGACCAACCAAGTAGGCCTCAGCAGCCTCCTGAAGAGCAGCCACAGCAGAGCTCTGGAACCTCAAGTCGGTCTTGAAATCCTGAGCGATTTCACGGACCAAACGCTGAAATGGGAGCTTCCGGATGAGGAGCTCAGTGCTCTTCTGGTACTTTCGGATCTCACGGAGTGCCACGGTTCCGGGCCTGAACCTGTGTGGCTTCTTCACTCCGCCNNNNNNNNNNNNNNNNNNNNNNNNNGCCTTGGTGGCCAGCTGCTTGCGAGGAGCTTTTCCTCCGGTGGACTTGCGGGCGGTTTGCTTGGTACGAGCCATTGATGAATTGAGTGGAAGNNNNNNNNNNNNNNNNNNTTGCAGAGAATTGGGGATGCCGATTGAATTCGGAGTTGAGTGAGTANNNNNNNNNNNATGGAGGGTTTTTTATAAGGCAGTGTGTTAAAAATGGAGATGGGAGAGGACTAATCGTGGCTGTTGATCCATCTTGCGTTATCGACGGCTGCTTGGTTTGGTGGGCTACTTTAGTTGCGGATCGATGACGTGGAAGGTTTTTGGGTTGTGTCTGAGCGCGAGTTTGAAATTTATGGCGCGGATATAGAAGAGACTACAGCCGCTGATTCCGTGGTAATCAACGAGTGTAGTTAGTTTAGTGTTTCGGGTGGTATGGCCACGGATCGAGGATCGGTGACGTGGCTGCCTTGCTGTATTTGGGAGCTTGGGCTGCTCAGTGATTGGGCTTTAATATCTTATTGACTCCCTTCTGTTGCGTTCTGAAGTTATGGTTTTAAGGATGCTTCGATATGGGCTTTTCATGTCAAGCAATCGTGCTATAAATTAGAGGCGATTCCAaaattttaatacaaattATAACACATTAGACCCCACCTCCATAGCAAATTCGAACAATTGTTCAAGACATTTGACTATGGCTGGTGTTCGAATGGATTGGATCAAAATAAGGGATTCTAATTCCTATCTAAAAAATGTTGGAATAAAAATTATGTTCCAAAATATTTCGGAATTTCAACATCCATTTTAATTCTGAAAATTCGGAGTTTTTAGAAGATTTCGGAATTTTATTGACAATTTAATAAATGTCCAACTATTTGAAATgttaaaattgaataaaaattacaaaatcatAGGAAAAACtcgaaaaaaatttattatatattattactTATATGTTATCATATACCCTTTATTTTGATGAATGAActgaaaattacatagaattctaaaatgacgtaatttagatttccatcatttcaatttttggttATTGAAGATTTCTTCtggcaattgaagatttcaatGTTTAGATTTATGtatgttgaattttgtaaatggaactatggaaattgtgaaatgacgCATATTTTGGTGAAAATTAAACTAGGGAATTTGATGCCTCAATTTTCACGATTTTTTATGCAcatcatttaataaatttcacGCTTAAGTTACCAAACAAgggaattgtcaatttctcttttttaatttttgactTTTAGCCAAATTCATAGTTATTTTCCTTAATCCAAACGAAGAGTAATGAAATTACTTGTCTATGTATATTTGGTCATTAAGTCATATTTAGTTCAACATAAAATTAGTCATTATATGTAGTTTAAGCGGAAAACCCCAATGTATTTCGAAATTGATTTGGACTTgccaaaattggaaatttttggGTCCAAATCGGAATTTCCAATCCAACTTGCACCCCTACATTTGACAAATTCTATAGGATTTTCAACATTGTTTTTATCACATACCTATCGTGAAATCAATCAAGTGGTGGACATTTTAGATAAAAAGGACATACTTATGTGGATTTGTGTATTTGGGTTGAGAATTTTTCCAAGGAGGTTCTACATAGGAGAAACACTTGTGTGCAACGGGGataggtttagggtttagcaaTGTTTTGCTATTCCTGGCCAATCGCGCTATGACACACATGATATATTTTTCACTTGGCATATCGTGCTtgcagtcccgatctcttggaccacaggagtccaagagattgtggtcacccaccgttggatattaatccaatagttcaaaatgatatatataaatgcaatatgacataaataattattacccgattcaagtcataaatgagtgaaccgttgaatttatatccaacggtgagtgaccataaatctcttagactacaggggtccaagagatcaggactgatcGTGCTTGTCCATGATAGCAAAACAATGTTATCTTCGTTTCACACAAGTTCTTCTGGTtacataaattatattttgacTTTTATGGCTTAGATCCCTCGAGAATGGCCTCCAAAAAAGTAAGTCAATGAAAAAGTTTCTAGcattctctttaaaaaaaaccattttataaaattaattccAAATATTTCATGGTCTTgagtaaattttattttccaaagaGGCCATTTTCACTTTCAACCGTCCAAATTCATGGGAGTGGAACCAAACCAAAGTCAGAGCCAGCCGAGACTACAAAATTGCAGCTTCCATTTTCCCCAAATCACCAATTTCACCAATCCACCATTGTCTACAAATCGACTCATTCGAAACCAATAAAGAAACCCCATTTTCCCACATGTCTTCTGCTTCCTCTGACCTTCTTCATTTCTCTGCTCTCTTCCTCTCCAAGAAACTCACACACCCTCTGAACCAGTCAACCACACAATGATATACAAGCAGCCCATTTTGAACTGCGTTCTGACCATCGATTGAGCATTTGGTGCTTATCCTTATTAGCTTCAAACCAAGGCAAGAAGAATAAACAATTGTATTTCTAAATCGGCTTGCGCAGCCATGGTACTGCCGCTCCTGAAGCTTGGGACTTTGCTCCTAAAAACTCTGAGCAAACCCGTAGCCGCCAGGCTCAAACAGCAAGCTGGGTTGCACCCAAGGTTCCGCCAGATCATCGTCAGCATGGCACAGGTATGTATATCTTGTTAGTGTTATTGCTATTATTTTTAGCAACGATTGGgaaattttgaacttgaagATATTTGATATCATTGCAAATGATCATTTATATTTCGTTAACATATGACCACAATACATATTCTTTGTCCCATTTGTTGATAAATTATTCTTGCCCCCATTTGAAATCTACTTATTTTTTCCTCTGAAATCAATACAGTCATAGCTTTTTTTGTTGCTACTTCAATTTCTGAGCTACCCATATAGTGCTTGTAAATCGCATTTACTTTATCATCCCAATCAACATATGGGTATTTGTGTTCGATAGagttgtgaattttttgttgacaaTGGTGTATAGCTCACCTTACTGTTATGCTGCTGGAGTTGAACTCCTAGTTCTACTTATATGGAATCGTTCTTTCAGGTTTCTGTTACTTTTGTTGCTTGTAAATGCATATTGGTGTATGAATATGACATTACAAACACTTATTTGTCATGCTGATTTGTTTTCGAAATCTACTTTCATTCTATGCATTAAACTATGTTTTTCTGTCTAATTTATTGGAATCAGGCAAACCATCAAGTCACCACAAGAATGCAAAGACGGCTCTATAGTCATGCAACTGATGTTGAGATTCGCCCTTTGAATGAGGAGAAGGCTGTGCAGGCTGCTGTGGACCTTATTGGGGAGCTCTTTGTTTTCTCGGTAATTTTATTGCTAGTTACTCGGTTGTGCAATTTCTCAGAGCTATTTTGTTATTCTGATTAATttctgatttcagtttatcAATACACACAGAAAGACAGAAAGCAAAAGATAAATATGTAGATTTGGGCTTTGTCTCATTATGTGCATATGTAGACATGTGAACCCATTGCGAGTCTGCATGTAGATGATGAAAGTCAAGAATCAAGATGTGTGCTTGGTTATAATTGTATGCATGTCCCTGTGtaacaagaaataaatttgattACTTTATTGTCACTCAACGACTCAAAAAGCTGGTGACTAATCTTATTGGGGAGTCTTTGAGAATATGGCTTCCTTGTAGAACTACACATGCTCTGTAGGTGGGAATTATGTGGATGCGTTCGTATATAACACAGGGGGTGTGGTGTGGTGTGGTACTTAATGTGCCTAGGAATCTGACTGACTGGCCATATTTGTCCCACTAAAACCAACTGTATATGTATCGTTTGTTCCATGATTACTTACATGtctaaatttcaatatatataggTTGCAGTAGCTGTTTTGATCTTTGAAGTGCAAAGAAATTCTAGATCAGAAGCCAGAAAGGAGGAATTACGCAAGCAAGAACTGGAGGTATTGTGCAATACCTTCTTCGTTAAAATGATACTGACTCAATGTGTTGATTTGCATTTATATGGCAACTTTCACATGCAATCATTTCATAGATCTCATGAGTTGTATAGAATTTTATTCAGTTGCACATTTGCCTTCTTTTGAACACTTGTTTTGAGCCTCCAATCCTTTTCAAACTGCTAATGCTGTTCAATGCTGGCGATCAAAATTGCTTGCATTTCATCTGTATATCTTTAAATACAGAAGATGTACATTTTTCCACTTACTGAAATAGTCCAAGTCCTATTCCGAGATCAATTTTGTTGCTAGATTATAGTGGAA of Prunus dulcis chromosome 4, ALMONDv2, whole genome shotgun sequence contains these proteins:
- the LOC117626005 gene encoding uncharacterized protein LOC117626005, whose translation is MDFKNFQEEYLDMVLVPSGLLIMLIYHLFLLYKYLKHPLSTAMGYENKDKKTWVGKILQGQDSATAVTVISTNTTATIYLATISLTLCSLIGAWMAKSTNNFFPREIIYGNTSPSIISIKYICLLTCFLLAFSCFVQSARHLVHSNYLLSTPGATSKADVRKAKRAVEKGSEFWSLGLRALYFALNFLLWFFGPVPMFVSSVTTVVILSCQDFKRSDNNQKWPASAVAVNESALLIS
- the LOC117625764 gene encoding uncharacterized protein LOC117625764; this encodes MAFGKEDLDLVLVPTGLLIMFVYHIFLLYRYLHLPHTTVIGFENNDKRAWVERIMQVDKRDIGTALNVISSNISAATFLCSISLTLSSLIGAWLGSSSSNEVFTSELIYGNVSPSILTIKYITLLTCFLLAFACFVQSARHFVHANYLISTPDSNIPAWYVELAVIRGGDFWSLGLRALYFALTLLLWFFGPIPMFLSSIVLVILLHYMDKNTRPLHDHQLPGRQLVKNVGQRITEVAVNIHQHTETVETAV
- the LOC117624058 gene encoding probable O-methyltransferase 3, with the protein product MDGDEARDLFQAQSHLYKHIFNFISSMSLKCAVQLGIPDIINSHGQPITLPDLVTALQIHPARTGHVHRLMRLMVRSGFFAIKQVRNNQEEEEEEEAYDLTPSSRLLLKDRVPSLSPFVLAMLDPALATPWQFLGNWFRGNELTPFESAHGMGFWEYGDQNPEFNGLFNEAMTSDSGMMNLVIKDCKPIFEGLSSLVDVGGGTGKVARILCEAFPHLKCTVLELPQVVANLADTENLKFIGGDMFQAIPPADAILLKLTLHALSDEECLKVLKKCREAIPGNGQGKVIIIDIVIDDTKDEDEITEAKLFFDMLMMVVVTGRERSEKDWKNLFLEAGFSNYKLTPIFGLRSLIEVYP
- the LOC117624059 gene encoding histone H3.2-like — translated: MARTKQTARKSTGGKAPRKQLATKAXXXXXXXXGGVKKPHRFRPGTVALREIRKYQKSTELLIRKLPFQRLVREIAQDFKTDLRFQSSAVAALQEAAEAYLVGLFEDTNLCAIHAKRVTIMPKDIQLARRIRGERA
- the LOC117624999 gene encoding OPA3-like protein, which produces MVLPLLKLGTLLLKTLSKPVAARLKQQAGLHPRFRQIIVSMAQANHQVTTRMQRRLYSHATDVEIRPLNEEKAVQAAVDLIGELFVFSVAVAVLIFEVQRNSRSEARKEELRKQELETMKQRDEALSREVVLLRAKFEELEKLAKGRGLSGIINFKRAETEGAKTEKPA